The segment CCTCGCCGCCCTTGTTGCCTGCCTTGGTGCCTGCCCGCTCAATGGCCTGTTCGGTGGTATCCGTTGTCAAGATTCCGAACGCTACCGGTACCCCGGTCTCCAGACTGACCCGTGCCAAGCCTGAGGCGGCATTCCCTGCAACAAAGTCGTAGTGGTCAGTCGCCCCTTTAATCACAGCGCCGAGACAAACCACGGCGTCATAGTGGCCGCTTTCCGCCAGTTTCTTGGCCACCAGCGGCAACTCGAACGCCCCTGGAACAGTCACGAGCGTCAGGTCTTCCCGCTTTCCGCCGTGCTGAACAAACGCTGTCTCGGCCCCCTCCACCAGACGGTCAACGATAAAATGGTTCCAGCGGGTATTCACGATGGCAATCTTCAGGTTGGTGGCGATCAAGTTGGCTTCAATTCGTTGCATAGCTTCTCCAGGATCGGGGCAGACGACCACTGTCTGCCCCAAGATGTTTTAGGTGAGGTGGCCGAGTTTGGCCTGTTTGGTCGCGAGGTACGCGAGGTTGTATGGGTTTTCCCCCACATGCAGAGGCACGCGTTCAATGACTTCCAGCCCAAAACCAGACAGGCTGTGCAGCTTGCGCGGGTTGTTCGTGAGCACGCGCAGCTGGCGGGCACCCAGCAGGTGCAGCATCTGCGCGCCTATCCCAAAATCACGGGCGTCCGCAGGAAAGCCCAGTTGCAAGTTGGCTTCTACCGTGTCCGCTCCCGCATCTTGCAGCGCGTAGGCGCGAATCTTGTTCAGCAGCCCAATGCCTCGACCCTCCTGCCGGAGATACACCAACACGCCCCGGCCTTCTTCAGCAATGGCACGCAGGGCCGCGTCGCGCTGCGGACCGCAATCACAGCGCAGCGAGTGAAAGCCGTCCCCGGTCAGGCATTCGGAGTGAACCCGCACCAGCAGCGGTTCCTCCGTGACCTCACCCATCACCAACGCGACATGCTCGGCCCCTGAAAGGGTGTCTTCGAACCCCACGATGCGGAAGGCGCCGTACTCGGTGGGAAGCTCGGCCTCGGCCACCTGCACCATGAAGGGATCATGTTCCAGCCGGTAGGCGATCAATGCCTCGATAGAACCCACCAGGAGCCCGTGCTTCTCTCCGAAAGTAAGAAGGTCGGGCAAGCGGCTCATCTCGCCGTCGTCGCCCATGACCTCACAGATCACTCCAGCGGGCGCAAACCCCGCGAGCCGAGCCAGGTCGCACGCGGCCTCGGTGTGCCCCGCGCGGCGCAGCACCCCACCCGGCCGCGCCACCAGCGGGAAGATGTGGCCGGGACGACGGAAATCGCTGGCCTGAGCCGCCGGGTCGATCAGGGCCGCCACGGTCGCCGCGCGGTCAAAGGCGCTGATCCCCGTGGAATTGCTGAGGTGATCCACACTGACCGTGAAGGCGGTGCCGTTGGGGTCAGTGCTCCGCCCAACCATCGAGGTCAAGTCGAGTTCACGGGCCCGTTCCTGCGTCAGGGTCACGCAGATCAGTCCCCGGCCCTCGCGCGCCATGAAGTTGATCCATTCCGGAGTCGCAGTGGCCGCAGGCATCAACAGGTCGCCCTCATTCTCACGGCTCTCGTCGTCCACCAGGATCACCGGTCGTCCGGCGCGCAACTCGGCGAGGATGTCGAGGATTGGAGACAGCAGGGAAGGAGAGGAAGGCGTCACTGAACCACTCCTGGGGTGGCTTGCCAGTCCCGCATCAGGATCAGGCGCTCAAGGTACTTGGCCATCTGGTCGGCTTCCACGTTGACTTGTGTACCAGGCCGCCAGTCGCGCAGGGTCGTGACCTCCAGGGTATGCGGCACCAGCCAGAGGGTAAATTCGTCCGGCGCAAGGTCTGTCCGGCTCCCCCCAGGACCGCCCACCTCCACGACGGTCAGGCTCACGCCGTCCACGGTGATGCTCCCTTTGGGCACCAAAAACTTGGCGAGCTGAGCAGGAGCACGAACCCGCATGGTGAACGCGCCGGGTTCTTCCCGAACCTCCAACACCTCAGCCACGCCGTCCACGTGCCCGCTCACGACGTGTCCGCCGAACCGGGAGGTGACGCTCATGGCCCGCTCCAGGTTCACGGTAGACCCCGTCTGCCAGTGAGGAGCCGTCTTGGCCAGGGTTTCGTGCGACAGATCGACCGTAAAGGTGGTCTCGTCCCATCCAGTCACGGTCAGGCAGGTGCCGCTGACCGCAATACTCTCGCCGAGGTCGAGGTCAGGCCAGAGGTGTTCGGGGGCGATGCGGAGGGTCAGGTGACCGTTGTGCTCGGCGGCCTGGGTCACGCGGCCGAGCTGTTCAATGATGCCAGTAAACATAGTTCAAGCTCCTTTAAAGGAAGCGGCAGTGAGGCTCGGCCTGCTGAATTGTGGAACCGCATGCAGGAGGCCCTGCATCAGCACGTCTGCTCCAACAGGCGCAAACGTCACGTCAGTCAGGTTCTGCGCCTGGCTCATATGCGTGGGTGCGGGAGCCGCCAATGGACTCAGGCCCGCGCCGAGCAGCCGGGGAGCGACGAAGACACGGACCTCATCGATCAGCTCTGCGGCAAGCAAAGCGCCTGCGAGCGTCGCGCCACCTTCCAGCAGCAGACTGGTGATGCCAAGCTCGCCTAATCCGCTCAGCGCCTGGCTGAGGTCACCTGCGCGCAGGAGATGGAGGTCTTCGCGCTCCAGATGCCGGGCGTCGGTGTCTGGACCCGTGATGATCACCGCTCCAGGTCGCAGGGCACGGGCCGTGCCGGGAATACGGCCCCGGCGGTCAAAGATGACTGGCCGGGGATGTCGTCCTGCAGGCAGGCCGCGGGTCGTGAGTTCGGGGTCATCGGCCAGGACTGTGCCGCTCCCCACCGCAATGGCGTCGAACTGGTCGCGCCAGTGGTGAACCAGGATCCGCGCCGCTCCTCCGCTGACCCAGCGGCTGTCGCCAGACAGGGCGGCCACCCGGCCGTCGAGAGTCATGGCGTACTTGTAGACGACCCAGGGACGCCCCAGACCATCAGGCTGCGAAAGCCCGACTGCTGATGAACGGCTTCGTCCGCGAGAACGCCAACATCCACTTGGATGCCCGCTGCACGCAACCTCTCTACGCCTCTCCCACTCACCTGCGGATTGGGATCCAGAGCGGCCACCACCACGCGTGAGAGGCCTGCCGTGATCAGGGCGTCGGCACAGGGTGGAGTACGGCCGAAATGGCTGCAGGGTTCAAGCGTCACGTACCCTGTTGCGCCGCGCGTCCGTTCGCCGGCCTCGCGCAGGGCAAACACCTCGGCATGCGGTTCTCCCGCCTGGGGATGAAAGCCGCGCCCGACGATCTCGTCACCTTGCACGATGACGCAGCCGACTGGAGGATTGGGAGCCGTGCGGCCCAGCGCACGCGCCGCGAGCTCCAGGGCTTCTTGCATAAACACTCTGTCTGGGGAATAGATTCCGGTACACATGTCAGTTGCCGATTCGCGGGGGCGAATCGACTTCCTCCTTCTCTCATCCGGACTGTGACCGTCGGCTCCGGAGTTTCACCGAATCGGGCTGGGCCTGTACTGCGTCTGGGCCTGGCTTCGCGGGCTGACATGTCAGGCGGGTCGGGCCTTGGTCATGATTACCGCCGGTGGGGAATTTCACCCCGCCCCGAAGGATGGCTTGCGCCAGGGGCACTTTAACAAACAAAGCAGGACACAGAATGTAGCGAACTCATTGGAGCAGGAATGACGGAGCGGAACCTGCACCCGTATACAGGTTGGACAAACACACGGACGGTCTGTCTACATCGACCCGGTTCAGGCACCACCCCTCATAGGCTTGGTATGGGCATGGATACTTGACAGGCCTGCCTAGGTTTGACACGGCAGTGAGCGGTCTCAAACAGCAGCTTGAGCCTCCGCTGTTCACCGCAAAAACCTTCCGATTCTGCTGGCGAATTCCCAGGGGAGAGCGCACACTGAGCACTGTTGCGTCCCACCGCAATTCCAGAGATTCCAGCCCAAACGACTCGCATTGCCCGCGCGGCGTTTCCCAAGAGTGCGCCATTTCTGCGCCTCCGCGACGAACTCGGCATCTTCCTGACCGATCAGGATTTCATCGACCTCTATCCCCGGCGGGGGCAGGTCATGGCGCGTTCCCAGCAGCGTAGCCCCCACCGGCAGCGCGCACTTGTTTGGAGTCGATCAGCTCTCGAAGAGCCCGGGTTACGCGGGCATCGGCCCAATTCATGCGGGCCGCCAATTGACGCGCCCCGAGACCCGCTCCCCCTTGTTCAACAGATCAAGCAGCAATCGCGCGTCCATTGAAAGCCGAGCAGGGGTCGGTGGGGCGGAGGCCTGACGCAAATGATGGCTGGGTAAGCCGAGGCGCGTGAGTTCGAGCACGGCGGCCCCAGACGCCTCCGCCCACGTCGCGTGGGGAGGCAGGCGAGTCGAGCGGCCGTCCACCCAGATGAAGCCTGTCCAGCCTTGACCCGTGAATTCAAGAGAGACGGTCGCTTCAGTGGGGAGACTTGGCGGTTGAGGGGGCGGAGGCGGCAACTGCGCCTGCATCAGCTTGGGAAGCGGCATCAGCGTCAGTGCCCCAGCAGGGGTGAGTTTGCTGCGCTCCAGCGGCGACAGGGCCGCCACCTGCCGCGCCACCGGCTTGAGGGCGCGGGCCTCGCGTTCGG is part of the Deinococcus sp. QL22 genome and harbors:
- the ribE gene encoding 6,7-dimethyl-8-ribityllumazine synthase; translated protein: MQRIEANLIATNLKIAIVNTRWNHFIVDRLVEGAETAFVQHGGKREDLTLVTVPGAFELPLVAKKLAESGHYDAVVCLGAVIKGATDHYDFVAGNAASGLARVSLETGVPVAFGILTTDTTEQAIERAGTKAGNKGGEALLAVVETANLLKQLAKHPAG
- a CDS encoding bifunctional 3,4-dihydroxy-2-butanone-4-phosphate synthase/GTP cyclohydrolase II → MTPSSPSLLSPILDILAELRAGRPVILVDDESRENEGDLLMPAATATPEWINFMAREGRGLICVTLTQERARELDLTSMVGRSTDPNGTAFTVSVDHLSNSTGISAFDRAATVAALIDPAAQASDFRRPGHIFPLVARPGGVLRRAGHTEAACDLARLAGFAPAGVICEVMGDDGEMSRLPDLLTFGEKHGLLVGSIEALIAYRLEHDPFMVQVAEAELPTEYGAFRIVGFEDTLSGAEHVALVMGEVTEEPLLVRVHSECLTGDGFHSLRCDCGPQRDAALRAIAEEGRGVLVYLRQEGRGIGLLNKIRAYALQDAGADTVEANLQLGFPADARDFGIGAQMLHLLGARQLRVLTNNPRKLHSLSGFGLEVIERVPLHVGENPYNLAYLATKQAKLGHLT
- a CDS encoding riboflavin synthase, which gives rise to MFTGIIEQLGRVTQAAEHNGHLTLRIAPEHLWPDLDLGESIAVSGTCLTVTGWDETTFTVDLSHETLAKTAPHWQTGSTVNLERAMSVTSRFGGHVVSGHVDGVAEVLEVREEPGAFTMRVRAPAQLAKFLVPKGSITVDGVSLTVVEVGGPGGSRTDLAPDEFTLWLVPHTLEVTTLRDWRPGTQVNVEADQMAKYLERLILMRDWQATPGVVQ
- a CDS encoding RibD family protein encodes the protein MTLDGRVAALSGDSRWVSGGAARILVHHWRDQFDAIAVGSGTVLADDPELTTRGLPAGRHPRPVIFDRRGRIPGTARALRPGAVIITGPDTDARHLEREDLHLLRAGDLSQALSGLGELGITSLLLEGGATLAGALLAAELIDEVRVFVAPRLLGAGLSPLAAPAPTHMSQAQNLTDVTFAPVGADVLMQGLLHAVPQFSRPSLTAASFKGA
- the ribD gene encoding bifunctional diaminohydroxyphosphoribosylaminopyrimidine deaminase/5-amino-6-(5-phosphoribosylamino)uracil reductase RibD, translated to MQEALELAARALGRTAPNPPVGCVIVQGDEIVGRGFHPQAGEPHAEVFALREAGERTRGATGYVTLEPCSHFGRTPPCADALITAGLSRVVVAALDPNPQVSGRGVERLRAAGIQVDVGVLADEAVHQQSGFRSLMVWGVPGSSTSTP